One Alkalicoccus halolimnae DNA segment encodes these proteins:
- a CDS encoding L-lactate MFS transporter — MAEKATKNRWLIALAAVGIHLSIGSVYSWSVFTNPLNETFGWSLSGISLTFSIAILFLGLSAAFMGHFVEKYGPRAAGLVASVFFGVGMIGSGFAIQIESLYTLYFFYGVLGGIGLGVGYITPVSSLVKWFPDRRGMATGLAIMGFGFASLIASPVIQRLIGAVGIASTFYILGAVYFVVMICSSLYISKPPEGWMPKGMREDQENGEEGPAEDISYLRANEAIKTRRFYLLWIMLFINVTCGIAILSVASPMAQEIAGLSAAAAATTVGIMGFFNGAGRLAWASISDYIGRPNVYTAFFIIQIASFVMLPNLTQALIFQAVLFLIITCYGGGFASIPAYIGDIFGTKELGAIHGYILTAWAAAGLVGPLLVSWLREVTNSYELTMYIFTGMFVLALAASLIIRIDIKKLKKQHEESKQNGVTAKES; from the coding sequence ATGGCAGAAAAAGCAACGAAAAACCGCTGGCTTATTGCTCTGGCCGCAGTAGGAATCCATCTTTCCATTGGTTCTGTTTATTCGTGGAGCGTATTCACCAATCCGCTGAATGAAACGTTCGGATGGAGCCTGTCAGGCATCTCTTTAACATTCAGTATTGCTATTTTATTTTTAGGGCTCTCTGCTGCTTTTATGGGACATTTCGTAGAAAAGTACGGGCCGCGTGCAGCGGGGCTCGTCGCATCTGTGTTTTTCGGAGTCGGAATGATCGGCTCAGGCTTTGCAATTCAAATTGAATCATTATATACTCTGTACTTTTTTTACGGTGTTCTCGGCGGTATTGGTTTAGGTGTCGGATACATAACGCCTGTTTCCTCGCTCGTTAAATGGTTTCCGGACCGTCGCGGGATGGCTACCGGCCTTGCAATTATGGGTTTTGGTTTCGCCTCTCTGATTGCCAGCCCTGTCATTCAGCGTTTAATCGGAGCTGTAGGGATTGCCTCGACTTTCTATATTCTGGGAGCTGTCTATTTCGTCGTCATGATCTGCTCTTCCCTTTATATATCCAAGCCTCCTGAAGGCTGGATGCCTAAAGGTATGCGTGAGGATCAGGAAAACGGGGAAGAAGGTCCTGCAGAGGATATTTCTTATCTCCGCGCCAACGAAGCAATTAAAACAAGACGTTTTTATCTTCTTTGGATCATGCTTTTTATTAACGTCACATGTGGTATTGCTATCTTATCTGTCGCTTCCCCGATGGCCCAGGAAATTGCCGGGCTCTCTGCTGCAGCGGCTGCAACTACCGTAGGGATAATGGGCTTTTTCAATGGAGCAGGACGACTTGCCTGGGCTTCTATTTCTGACTACATCGGACGCCCGAACGTCTATACAGCCTTTTTCATTATTCAGATCGCATCGTTTGTCATGCTGCCAAACTTAACTCAGGCTCTTATTTTCCAGGCCGTTTTATTCTTAATTATCACCTGTTATGGCGGAGGTTTTGCCTCTATTCCCGCTTACATCGGCGATATTTTTGGAACAAAAGAGCTAGGAGCGATTCACGGCTATATTTTAACGGCATGGGCAGCTGCCGGACTCGTCGGTCCTCTGCTAGTTTCCTGGCTTCGTGAAGTTACCAATAGTTATGAACTGACTATGTATATATTTACTGGCATGTTCGTACTGGCTCTGGCGGCTTCGCTTATTATTCGAATTGATATTAAAAAACTTAAAAAACAGCATGAAGAATCAAAGCAGAATGGCGTTACAGCGAAAGAAAGCTGA
- a CDS encoding type I phosphomannose isomerase catalytic subunit — MKSLIRFDPLFKEKVWGGEKLKQEFGYDIPSSKTGECWAVSGHENGASLVSDGEFAGKTLRELWNEEPELFGEGTNGEFPLLVKLIDARDDLSIQVHPDNEYARKNEGYAYGKTECWYIVSADPGSHLVLGHHAETEEELAGMVREEKWNDLFRYVPIKAGDFVYVPSGTVHAIGAGIMLLEVQQSSDITYRFYDYDRPDQEGKLRELHIEDSIACSMVPHEDKTPKRKEWAEEDAKVAELIDNSYFSVRHVTIDGSYILRRRAPYQLITILEGEGEASFNGTVQAFQKGEHLLVPADTPAVQWKGSMKMIVAEPGHEA, encoded by the coding sequence ATGAAGTCATTAATACGGTTTGATCCATTGTTTAAAGAAAAAGTCTGGGGGGGCGAAAAGCTGAAACAAGAGTTCGGCTATGATATCCCAAGCAGTAAAACCGGAGAATGCTGGGCGGTTTCCGGTCATGAAAATGGAGCCAGCCTCGTTTCAGACGGTGAGTTTGCAGGAAAAACGTTGAGAGAGCTGTGGAATGAAGAGCCAGAGCTGTTTGGGGAGGGCACGAACGGAGAATTTCCGCTCCTAGTTAAGCTGATTGATGCCAGGGATGACCTTTCTATTCAGGTCCACCCGGATAATGAATATGCCAGGAAAAACGAAGGTTATGCTTACGGTAAAACAGAGTGCTGGTATATTGTATCAGCGGATCCGGGCTCGCATTTAGTACTTGGTCATCATGCTGAAACAGAAGAAGAACTTGCAGGAATGGTGAGAGAAGAAAAATGGAACGATCTGTTTCGGTATGTTCCTATTAAAGCCGGTGATTTTGTTTACGTACCGAGCGGAACTGTTCATGCTATTGGGGCAGGTATTATGCTTCTCGAGGTGCAGCAGAGTTCCGATATTACCTATCGCTTTTACGATTACGACCGCCCGGATCAGGAAGGAAAACTGCGGGAACTGCACATAGAAGATTCTATTGCCTGTTCCATGGTTCCTCATGAGGATAAGACACCAAAACGAAAGGAATGGGCGGAGGAAGATGCTAAAGTAGCAGAATTAATCGATAACTCATATTTTTCTGTGAGACATGTCACGATAGATGGTTCATATATTCTTCGCAGGAGAGCTCCGTATCAGCTGATCACGATTTTAGAAGGAGAGGGAGAAGCTTCTTTTAACGGGACAGTTCAAGCTTTCCAAAAAGGGGAGCACCTGCTCGTACCCGCGGATACACCAGCGGTTCAGTGGAAAGGGAGTATGAAAATGATTGTGGCTGAACCGGGTCATGAAGCATAG
- a CDS encoding alpha-glycosidase, with protein MLLEAVYHQPKSQYAYAYDDETLHIRVRTKRGDMDRVSVVWGDKYDFQESTITVTEMSIFTQDTMFDYYQAEVKPPFRRFAYAFKFEKGNRTVYLNEVGFNEEKLLSTGVGMLWSPSGMFEYPFLNTIDVKRPPEWVKDAVFYQIFPERFASGDPSLTPAHAEPWTSESIPTRTNFFGGDLQGVIDNLDYLEELGITCIYFTPFFEAYSNHKYDTIDYLKVDPQFGDNETARKLVEAAHERGIRVMLDAVFNHSGYYFPPFQDVLKHGEKSRFSKWFHTRELPLSTNPLNYHTFGFVAEMPKLNTENPEVKAYLLEAARYWVEDIGVDGWRLDVANEVDHRFWREFRDTVKQANPDAYILGEIWHNSQAWLMGDQFDAVMNYPVTNSILDFFIKDEIDAESFMSRLDATLIAYPKQANEVAFNLLDSHDTPRLLTIAEGSKQRMKLAVLFQLTYTGAPCIYYGDEIGMEGGPDPGCRKPMIWEERYQDQDLFAFYQTLISLRRNHRALRDGTFRFLSAEKQEKFIAYERTDEFNRFVIVINSSLNKQTVTLNEFGASSFRSLNDEEKIEAESGRLTMEVEPLSAMILKEQ; from the coding sequence ATGCTGTTAGAAGCAGTCTATCACCAGCCTAAGTCCCAGTATGCCTATGCCTATGATGATGAAACGCTCCACATCCGCGTGCGGACGAAACGCGGCGACATGGACCGCGTTTCCGTAGTCTGGGGAGATAAGTACGATTTTCAGGAAAGTACGATTACTGTTACAGAAATGTCGATTTTCACACAGGACACGATGTTTGATTATTATCAGGCAGAAGTGAAGCCGCCTTTCCGTCGGTTTGCTTATGCTTTTAAATTTGAAAAAGGAAACCGGACTGTTTATTTAAATGAAGTCGGCTTTAATGAAGAAAAGCTGCTTTCTACAGGCGTAGGAATGCTCTGGTCCCCCTCAGGGATGTTCGAATACCCTTTCCTCAATACGATTGACGTAAAACGCCCGCCGGAATGGGTAAAAGATGCGGTATTTTATCAGATTTTCCCGGAACGGTTCGCAAGTGGAGATCCATCTCTGACCCCCGCTCATGCCGAGCCGTGGACGTCAGAATCAATTCCGACACGGACGAATTTTTTCGGAGGCGACCTGCAGGGAGTCATCGATAATCTCGATTACCTCGAGGAACTTGGTATTACGTGCATTTATTTCACTCCTTTTTTCGAAGCCTATTCCAATCACAAATACGATACGATCGATTACTTGAAAGTCGATCCCCAGTTTGGCGATAATGAAACAGCCAGAAAACTTGTTGAGGCCGCACACGAGAGAGGCATCCGCGTCATGCTCGATGCGGTATTTAACCATTCCGGCTATTACTTCCCTCCGTTTCAGGACGTTTTAAAGCACGGGGAAAAATCTCGATTCAGCAAATGGTTCCATACGAGAGAGCTCCCTCTTTCTACGAATCCTTTAAATTATCACACGTTCGGTTTTGTCGCAGAAATGCCGAAACTGAATACAGAAAACCCGGAAGTAAAAGCCTACCTTCTTGAAGCAGCCCGTTACTGGGTGGAAGATATCGGCGTTGACGGGTGGAGGCTGGACGTAGCCAATGAAGTGGACCACCGATTCTGGAGGGAATTCCGCGATACGGTGAAACAGGCCAATCCCGACGCCTATATCCTCGGTGAAATATGGCACAACTCCCAGGCCTGGCTTATGGGAGATCAGTTTGATGCTGTGATGAACTACCCGGTAACAAACAGTATTCTCGACTTTTTCATAAAAGATGAAATTGATGCAGAATCGTTTATGAGCCGCCTCGATGCTACGCTCATCGCCTATCCGAAACAGGCAAACGAAGTAGCCTTCAACCTGCTCGATTCTCATGATACTCCCCGCCTGCTGACGATCGCAGAGGGCAGCAAACAACGGATGAAACTTGCCGTTTTGTTCCAGCTTACGTACACGGGAGCTCCGTGCATATATTATGGAGACGAAATCGGTATGGAGGGCGGACCGGATCCAGGCTGCCGCAAACCGATGATCTGGGAGGAACGTTACCAGGATCAGGACCTATTTGCTTTTTATCAGACGCTGATTTCCCTCCGTCGAAATCACAGAGCTCTTCGGGACGGGACATTTCGATTTTTATCAGCGGAAAAACAAGAAAAGTTTATCGCCTATGAGCGCACGGACGAATTCAATCGTTTCGTTATTGTAATTAACAGTTCTTTAAATAAACAGACAGTCACTCTCAATGAGTTTGGAGCTTCTTCGTTTCGCAGTCTGAACGATGAAGAAAAAATTGAAGCTGAAAGCGGCCGCCTCACTATGGAAGTCGAACCTTTGAGTGCAATGATCTTAAAAGAGCAGTAA
- a CDS encoding DUF3243 family protein: MDPKKQAEQGVENVSEDKKQEILEGFQGFLNYLNKQVNRGEKMGLEEEQLAKGAERVAEYLKNHEEPRNSEEKLLQELWKAADEEEKRPIARALVRLSKEQSDDQ; this comes from the coding sequence ATGGATCCGAAGAAACAGGCAGAACAAGGAGTCGAAAATGTATCCGAAGATAAGAAGCAGGAAATTTTAGAAGGCTTTCAAGGTTTTTTAAACTATCTGAACAAGCAGGTTAATCGAGGCGAGAAAATGGGCCTTGAAGAAGAGCAGCTTGCTAAAGGCGCAGAGCGCGTTGCAGAATATTTAAAGAATCATGAAGAGCCTCGTAACTCGGAAGAAAAACTTCTGCAGGAATTATGGAAGGCGGCGGATGAGGAAGAAAAGCGTCCAATTGCAAGAGCGCTTGTACGCCTTTCCAAAGAACAGTCCGACGATCAATAA
- a CDS encoding alpha/beta fold hydrolase, with translation MPLIDMPLEKLYTYEGRTPCPADFDIYWDRALKELDETKADVEIKPSLFQVPYASCYDLYFTGVKKARIHVKYVQPHRPPQGHSHFPAMLEFHGYSMDSGDWSSKLAYAAAGFAVFSMDVRGQGGASEDPGGVIGNTLQGHVTRGVQQGEDALFFRNVYLDTVQLARLVMDMEKINESHVTATGWSQGGGLTLACAALEPRLKQIAPVYPFLSDFLRVWEMDLAEEAYQDLRRHFRRYDPTHARKDEFFRRMGYIDIQHLMPRIRAEVLMGTGLMDAVCPPSTQFAAFNKIKAPKEAVIFPDFAHERLPGLHDRIWEFFVEKS, from the coding sequence ATGCCACTCATTGATATGCCGCTCGAAAAACTGTATACCTATGAAGGAAGAACGCCGTGCCCGGCTGACTTTGACATCTACTGGGATCGAGCGCTGAAGGAACTGGACGAGACGAAAGCGGATGTGGAGATTAAACCATCCCTGTTCCAGGTTCCTTATGCGTCCTGCTATGATTTATATTTTACGGGAGTGAAAAAGGCGCGGATTCATGTAAAATACGTGCAGCCCCACAGGCCTCCGCAGGGGCACTCTCATTTCCCTGCAATGCTGGAATTTCATGGTTACAGTATGGATTCAGGAGACTGGAGTTCGAAGCTGGCTTATGCAGCCGCCGGATTTGCGGTCTTTTCCATGGATGTCAGAGGTCAGGGTGGTGCATCGGAAGATCCGGGTGGAGTGATAGGTAATACCCTGCAGGGGCACGTGACACGTGGGGTTCAGCAGGGGGAAGATGCTCTGTTTTTCCGAAACGTCTATTTAGATACCGTTCAGCTTGCCCGGCTTGTTATGGATATGGAGAAAATTAATGAAAGTCATGTGACGGCGACAGGCTGGTCCCAGGGTGGAGGCTTAACACTTGCGTGTGCGGCACTTGAACCGAGACTAAAGCAGATAGCACCGGTCTATCCTTTTCTCTCTGATTTTCTGCGTGTATGGGAAATGGATCTTGCGGAAGAAGCATACCAGGATCTTCGTCGCCACTTTCGCAGATATGATCCGACACATGCGCGAAAAGACGAATTTTTCCGGAGAATGGGCTACATTGATATTCAGCATTTAATGCCAAGGATCAGGGCAGAGGTACTTATGGGGACCGGACTGATGGATGCTGTCTGTCCTCCATCCACGCAGTTTGCTGCATTTAACAAAATAAAAGCACCGAAAGAAGCGGTGATTTTCCCGGATTTTGCTCACGAGCGGCTCCCTGGGCTGCACGATAGGATCTGGGAGTTCTTCGTTGAAAAATCATAA
- a CDS encoding IS110 family transposase, giving the protein MKFKMQDQQNQRIARISSSHLIIGVDIAQHHHVARAVNYRGIAFGKPLAFENNEEGFTRLLDRIAAWKEASGCTTEIVGMEPTGHYWLNLTAWLKGRQIDVVTVNPHLVKKNKENRDHTQSKSDAKDALVIADMVKNGYYSQIHPTSETFDSLRVLMANREVLVKRRVATINQLHRWVDIVFPELREVFQDLQSKGAIATLRLFPMPKQLRELDVADVIHGWKTGMKRHAGHRKAETLLAVAKRSVGSTQAPEAYLLHLDQLLEEWDLVTAQLERVEHEVAATLEHVTYRHSFLAIDGISDLSLAGILGEAGDIRGFAHGNALLRHAGLHLAEASSGKWKGQVVLSKRGRSRLRRCLYLATLSLIKNNADFRHLHHVNVQGKKMKKMKSVMKLMGKLARILVALARGGEPYCSEKVRPLPSAV; this is encoded by the coding sequence ATGAAGTTTAAAATGCAGGACCAACAAAATCAACGGATTGCCCGTATTTCTTCCAGCCACCTGATTATCGGGGTGGATATTGCCCAGCATCACCACGTGGCACGTGCTGTCAATTACCGGGGCATCGCCTTTGGTAAGCCGTTGGCTTTTGAAAACAACGAGGAAGGGTTTACCCGGCTTCTCGACAGGATCGCTGCGTGGAAGGAAGCGAGCGGCTGTACGACCGAAATCGTCGGGATGGAGCCGACCGGCCATTACTGGCTGAACCTGACCGCCTGGCTGAAGGGCCGGCAGATCGATGTTGTCACCGTTAATCCCCACCTGGTCAAAAAGAATAAAGAAAACCGGGATCATACCCAGTCCAAAAGCGATGCCAAAGACGCCCTCGTGATTGCCGACATGGTTAAAAACGGCTATTACAGCCAGATCCATCCCACGTCGGAAACGTTCGACTCGCTCCGGGTGCTCATGGCCAACCGGGAGGTGCTCGTGAAACGGCGCGTTGCGACCATCAATCAGCTGCACCGCTGGGTCGATATTGTCTTCCCGGAACTCCGGGAGGTCTTTCAGGATCTCCAAAGCAAAGGGGCCATCGCTACCCTGCGGCTGTTCCCCATGCCGAAACAACTGCGGGAGCTGGACGTGGCGGACGTGATCCACGGATGGAAAACAGGGATGAAACGTCACGCCGGCCACCGGAAAGCGGAAACGCTGCTTGCGGTGGCGAAACGGTCCGTGGGAAGCACGCAGGCGCCGGAGGCGTATCTCCTGCACCTGGACCAGCTGCTCGAAGAATGGGACCTGGTCACGGCCCAGCTGGAACGGGTGGAACACGAGGTGGCTGCCACCCTGGAGCACGTGACCTACCGCCACTCCTTCCTTGCCATCGATGGGATCAGCGATCTCTCCCTGGCGGGGATTCTGGGGGAAGCCGGTGATATTCGTGGTTTTGCCCATGGTAATGCGCTCTTACGTCATGCCGGCCTGCACCTGGCCGAAGCGAGCTCCGGCAAATGGAAAGGACAAGTGGTCCTCTCCAAACGTGGAAGGTCCCGGCTGAGGCGCTGTTTATACCTGGCCACGCTGAGCCTGATCAAAAACAACGCGGATTTCCGGCACCTCCACCACGTCAATGTGCAGGGCAAAAAGATGAAAAAGATGAAGTCGGTCATGAAACTGATGGGCAAGCTGGCACGAATCCTCGTGGCCCTCGCCAGAGGGGGAGAACCCTACTGTTCAGAGAAAGTCCGACCGCTTCCGTCTGCTGTCTAG
- a CDS encoding sulfurtransferase: MIESPLVSTDWLYKNLSNSNVIILEATVFLESSSDGPKITSGEEAYKKSHIPKALFADLLKDFSDPDAPYPFTALPHKDFVRKARTFGVNNSSTVVIYDRGSSAGNEIHASDWASRLWWQFRLSGHEQVYVLAGGWKKWTEEEKPVTAELHTPQETGTFQGSYRSELYATEKEVEQAITDSSILLMNCLSKADFHGQTNNYPRKGHIPGSENVFFGDVSSKESGSLPSSEILRQIFERTGALDPEKKVITYCGGGIAATWNALVLASLGRKEVAVYDGSLLEWMDQPDNPLEK; encoded by the coding sequence GTGATTGAATCACCACTAGTAAGTACGGACTGGCTGTATAAAAACTTAAGCAATAGTAACGTTATTATTTTGGAAGCAACAGTATTTCTAGAATCTTCGAGCGATGGTCCTAAAATAACTTCCGGAGAAGAAGCGTATAAAAAATCCCATATTCCCAAGGCCCTTTTTGCGGATCTTCTGAAAGATTTTTCAGATCCAGACGCTCCTTATCCTTTTACTGCACTGCCTCATAAAGATTTTGTCAGGAAGGCACGTACTTTCGGAGTAAATAACAGCTCTACAGTTGTTATTTATGACAGAGGTTCTTCTGCTGGTAACGAGATCCACGCTTCAGACTGGGCCTCCAGACTCTGGTGGCAGTTCCGCCTCTCCGGACACGAACAAGTATATGTACTCGCAGGGGGATGGAAAAAATGGACGGAAGAAGAGAAACCTGTCACCGCAGAACTTCATACGCCTCAGGAAACAGGAACATTTCAGGGGTCCTACCGTTCTGAATTATATGCAACAGAAAAAGAAGTTGAACAGGCAATAACAGACAGCAGTATACTGCTCATGAACTGTCTTTCCAAAGCTGATTTTCATGGACAAACCAATAATTACCCAAGGAAAGGCCATATCCCTGGAAGCGAAAATGTTTTTTTCGGAGATGTTTCCAGCAAAGAAAGCGGCTCACTTCCTTCTTCAGAAATACTAAGGCAGATCTTCGAAAGGACTGGAGCTCTCGATCCGGAAAAAAAAGTGATTACTTACTGCGGAGGCGGTATTGCGGCAACATGGAACGCTCTTGTTCTTGCGAGCCTCGGTAGAAAAGAAGTAGCGGTTTACGATGGCTCCCTGCTCGAATGGATGGATCAGCCCGATAACCCTCTTGAAAAATAA
- a CDS encoding DUF4870 domain-containing protein, translating to MQEKQPPSASSSGLSQNTAATLSYVLGFITGLIFLFMEKDNKFVRYHAMQSIVLSVALLVLNTILGFIPIIGWILSILITPAALIIWILCMVKAYQGEWYEFPVAGKFSREQIEKMS from the coding sequence ATGCAGGAAAAACAACCGCCATCTGCCAGCAGTTCAGGATTATCGCAGAACACAGCAGCAACGCTCAGCTATGTTTTGGGATTTATTACAGGATTAATATTTTTGTTTATGGAAAAAGACAACAAATTTGTCCGTTACCACGCGATGCAGTCGATTGTTCTTTCCGTAGCCCTGCTTGTTCTTAATACTATACTTGGATTTATACCAATAATCGGCTGGATTCTCAGCATTCTTATTACACCGGCAGCTCTTATTATCTGGATTCTCTGTATGGTAAAAGCGTATCAGGGAGAATGGTACGAGTTTCCTGTCGCCGGGAAATTTTCAAGGGAACAAATTGAAAAAATGTCTTGA